The window AGAAGGTGCGGCGGGTAGCGGCATTGTTTGTATGAACGGCGCTTGTTCTCACTTAATCAAAAAAGGTGAAGAAGTAATAATTATGGGCTACGAACTTGCCGACAAACCTTTTGAACCCAAATCTGTCCTTGCAAGCAAGGACAATAAGGTCGAGAGATTTTTATAATTTATCTGATTTTCTCAATTAAATCTGCGTAATCTTTGTTTTTTCCGAAAATATAACTTCCTGCGACAAGTGCGTCGGCGCCGTTTTCCCAGCAGATTTTTGCGGTTTCGGCATTCACTCCGCCGTCTATTTCGATTAAAAAGTCAAGATTTTGTTCTTTGCGTAAATTTACAAGGTCGCGAACTTTCTGCATAGTATCAACGATGAACTTTTGCCCGCCGAAACCTGCATAAACCGACATA is drawn from Chitinivibrionia bacterium and contains these coding sequences:
- a CDS encoding aspartate 1-decarboxylase, with the translated sequence MNGACSHLIKKGEEVIIMGYELADKPFEPKSVLASKDNKVERFL